One Clostridium sp. CM027 genomic window carries:
- a CDS encoding AbrB/MazE/SpoVT family DNA-binding domain-containing protein: MKSTGIVRKVDELGRIVIPIELRRTLDIDIKDALEIYVDGDQIILKKYEPACIFCQNARDVVNYKGKNICKDCLAELGSGK; the protein is encoded by the coding sequence ATGAAATCAACAGGTATTGTAAGAAAAGTGGACGAACTTGGAAGAATTGTTATTCCTATAGAATTGAGAAGAACTTTGGATATAGATATCAAGGACGCTTTAGAAATCTATGTAGATGGTGATCAAATTATTCTTAAAAAATATGAACCAGCTTGTATTTTCTGTCAAAATGCAAGAGACGTTGTAAACTACAAAGGTAAAAATATTTGTAAAGACTGTCTTGCTGAGTTAGGTTCAGGTAAATAA
- a CDS encoding YajQ family cyclic di-GMP-binding protein yields MATAHSFDIVSDVDMQEVDNAINQALKEVKQRYDFRNTITEINLGKEDIKIISDDDFKLKSVIDVLVSKLIKRGISGKALDLGKQEPATLGSARQTAKIVKGISTEKSKKIIAEIKSSKIKVQAQIMDNQLRVTGKDLDDLQQVMALIKSKDFDIPLQFTNYR; encoded by the coding sequence ATGGCAACTGCACATTCGTTTGACATAGTATCAGATGTCGATATGCAAGAAGTAGACAATGCAATAAACCAAGCATTGAAAGAAGTTAAACAAAGGTATGATTTTAGAAATACTATTACTGAAATTAACCTAGGAAAAGAAGATATTAAAATAATATCTGATGATGATTTTAAATTAAAATCAGTTATAGACGTTCTTGTAAGTAAGTTAATTAAAAGAGGTATATCTGGAAAAGCATTAGATCTAGGTAAACAAGAACCTGCTACATTAGGTTCTGCAAGGCAAACAGCCAAAATTGTAAAAGGTATTTCTACTGAAAAATCGAAAAAAATAATTGCTGAAATTAAATCCAGCAAAATTAAAGTTCAAGCTCAAATTATGGATAATCAGCTAAGGGTTACCGGTAAGGACCTTGACGATCTACAGCAAGTAATGGCTTTAATAAAATCGAAAGATTTTGATATTCCCCTACAATTCACTAATTATAGATAG
- the recQ gene encoding DNA helicase RecQ, with product MLREAQEKLKKYYGYDNFRKGQENVIESIISGKDTFAVMPTGAGKSVCYQIPALMLKGVTLVISPLISLMKDQVDTLNSIGIAATYINSSLSINEVNERIDKVALGEFKLLYVAPERLESDFFCNMLNRLTISLLAVDEAHCVSQWGHDFRTSYAAISSLIEKLQERPIIAAFTATATEEVRLDVIKLLKLREPDVYVTGFNRENLSFTVIRGENKRDFVLEYIQDNKDQVGIIYTSTRKETNNLYELLNKKGYSVGRYHAGLGDEERKQNQEKFLYDDINIIIATNAFGMGIDKSNVRYVIHYNLPKSMESYYQEAGRGGRDGEPSECILLFSAADVLLQKFFIEQSVVSPQRKVNEYKKLQAMVDYSHTSRCLRQFILEYFGEENVQDKCDNCSTCNDESELVDITIEAQKIFSCIFRMKERYGTSLIAEVLRGSKNKKVLELGFDKLSTYGIIKQYTVKEIRDLINVLTAEEYLSLADGQFPVVHLKDKAVAVLKNEEKVYQKVEKKKAKVARDTGLFEILRSLRKEISDREKVPPYIVFADSALREMSEYFPVNNKEMLNIKGVGESKLKKYGEEFIQVIKKYMQENNIELKAEILYNENDEKVQTECAVEKACENEGKIPSYVITYNMYKEGKSIEDIIYERKLKSLTVQEHIFKCAYEGFDVNLDDFIPKHQEALIIEVIEKIGASKLRPIKEALPEEIDYLAIKATIFKYANNKIS from the coding sequence ATGTTGCGTGAAGCACAAGAAAAATTAAAAAAGTATTATGGATATGATAATTTTAGAAAAGGACAAGAAAATGTAATAGAGAGTATAATAAGCGGAAAAGATACCTTTGCTGTAATGCCTACTGGTGCAGGGAAATCGGTGTGTTACCAGATACCTGCTCTAATGCTAAAAGGAGTAACACTCGTAATATCACCACTTATATCGCTTATGAAGGATCAAGTAGATACATTGAATAGTATAGGGATAGCTGCAACATATATAAATAGCTCATTAAGTATTAATGAAGTTAATGAAAGAATTGATAAGGTAGCGCTTGGGGAGTTTAAGCTTCTTTATGTTGCCCCAGAAAGGTTAGAATCAGACTTCTTCTGCAATATGTTAAATAGATTAACAATATCGCTTTTAGCAGTGGATGAAGCTCATTGTGTATCTCAATGGGGACATGATTTTAGAACCAGTTATGCAGCAATTTCTAGTTTGATAGAAAAATTACAAGAAAGACCAATTATAGCAGCATTTACAGCTACTGCAACAGAGGAAGTAAGGTTAGACGTTATAAAGTTATTAAAATTAAGAGAGCCGGATGTTTATGTAACTGGTTTTAATAGAGAAAATTTGAGCTTTACTGTTATTCGTGGAGAAAACAAAAGAGATTTTGTATTAGAATACATTCAAGATAATAAAGACCAAGTAGGGATAATATACACTTCTACAAGGAAGGAAACGAATAATCTCTATGAGCTTTTGAATAAAAAGGGATATAGTGTTGGAAGATACCATGCGGGGCTAGGAGATGAAGAGCGAAAACAAAACCAAGAAAAGTTTTTGTATGACGATATCAACATTATTATAGCTACAAATGCTTTTGGAATGGGAATAGATAAATCAAATGTTCGATATGTAATTCATTATAATTTGCCAAAGAGTATGGAATCTTATTATCAAGAAGCGGGACGTGGAGGCAGAGATGGAGAGCCTAGCGAATGTATACTGTTATTTTCTGCAGCAGATGTGTTACTTCAAAAATTTTTTATAGAACAAAGTGTCGTATCACCTCAAAGGAAGGTAAATGAATATAAGAAACTTCAAGCTATGGTGGATTATTCACATACTTCAAGATGTTTACGACAGTTTATTTTGGAATATTTTGGCGAAGAAAATGTTCAAGATAAATGTGACAATTGCAGTACATGCAATGATGAAAGTGAACTGGTAGATATAACTATAGAGGCACAAAAAATATTTTCTTGCATCTTTAGGATGAAGGAGAGGTATGGTACTTCATTAATTGCAGAAGTACTTCGTGGCTCAAAGAATAAAAAAGTTTTGGAACTTGGATTTGATAAGTTATCTACCTATGGGATAATAAAGCAATATACTGTTAAAGAGATAAGAGACCTCATAAATGTGCTTACGGCAGAAGAATATCTTTCACTTGCAGATGGTCAATTTCCGGTGGTTCATTTAAAAGATAAAGCAGTGGCAGTACTTAAAAATGAAGAAAAAGTGTATCAAAAGGTTGAGAAAAAGAAAGCTAAGGTAGCTCGCGATACTGGTTTGTTTGAAATATTGAGGTCCCTTCGAAAAGAAATTTCAGACCGGGAAAAAGTTCCACCTTATATTGTGTTTGCAGATAGCGCGTTAAGAGAGATGAGCGAATATTTCCCAGTAAATAATAAAGAAATGCTAAACATTAAAGGGGTAGGAGAATCTAAGCTTAAGAAGTATGGTGAGGAATTCATTCAGGTTATAAAAAAATATATGCAGGAAAACAATATAGAACTAAAGGCAGAAATACTATATAATGAAAATGATGAGAAGGTTCAAACTGAATGTGCGGTAGAAAAAGCTTGCGAAAATGAAGGAAAGATCCCTAGCTATGTTATTACTTATAATATGTATAAAGAGGGTAAAAGCATAGAGGACATAATTTACGAGAGAAAATTAAAAAGCCTCACAGTACAAGAACATATATTTAAATGTGCTTATGAGGGTTTTGATGTTAATTTAGATGATTTTATTCCAAAACATCAGGAAGCACTTATTATTGAAGTTATAGAAAAAATTGGAGCTTCAAAGCTTAGACCTATCAAAGAAGCATTACCAGAAGAAATAGATTATTTAGCTATAAAAGCAACAATATTTAAATACGCTAACAATAAGATTTCTTAG
- a CDS encoding DEAD/DEAH box helicase: MIKLFNELGLQENLIEGLIKQGIQSPTEIQVKAIPIGLEGKDIIGESETGSGKTLAYLLPIFQKIDTTSKDIQAIVLAPTHELAMQIHKQIELLSENSNSNIKSTTIIGNVNIKRQLEALKEKPHIIVGSAGRILELITMKKLKSHFVKTIVIDEGDRMIDEDNIDGVKAIIKTTLRDRQIMIFSATISLKVVEIAKTLMKDPEVIKVGDKSQVNPNIEHMYFVVEKREKLVLLRKLISATKPEKAIIFINKSDEVEITTSKLGYHGLKVEGIHGSSDKLNRKKAIEDFNAGKIQLLVASDLAARGLDIVGVSHIFNLDIPENPKDYLHRVGRTARMGEHGFALSITEERELDLIKNYEKDFNIEILPKDIRMGTIIDLQNTPKAKSIEHNFRSDSKASNTNKSNKTR, encoded by the coding sequence ATGATTAAATTATTTAATGAACTAGGATTACAAGAAAACCTTATAGAAGGTTTGATTAAACAGGGGATACAGAGCCCTACAGAAATTCAAGTAAAGGCTATACCAATTGGACTTGAGGGCAAGGATATTATAGGAGAATCAGAAACAGGTTCAGGTAAAACACTGGCTTACTTATTACCTATATTTCAAAAAATAGACACAACATCAAAGGATATTCAAGCGATTGTACTTGCACCTACTCATGAACTTGCAATGCAAATACATAAGCAAATAGAATTGCTATCAGAGAACTCAAATAGCAACATCAAATCAACTACCATAATAGGTAATGTTAACATCAAAAGACAGCTAGAAGCTCTTAAGGAAAAGCCACATATAATAGTTGGATCCGCAGGAAGAATTTTAGAACTTATAACTATGAAGAAACTGAAATCACACTTCGTTAAGACTATAGTAATAGATGAAGGCGATAGAATGATAGATGAAGATAACATAGATGGGGTAAAGGCCATAATAAAAACTACGCTTAGGGATAGACAAATTATGATATTTTCAGCTACGATTTCGCTTAAAGTTGTTGAGATTGCTAAAACTTTGATGAAGGATCCAGAAGTAATTAAAGTGGGTGATAAAAGTCAGGTAAATCCTAATATAGAGCACATGTATTTCGTAGTTGAAAAGAGAGAGAAACTGGTTCTACTCAGAAAACTCATAAGTGCTACTAAACCTGAAAAAGCAATAATATTTATAAACAAAAGTGATGAGGTAGAAATTACAACTTCAAAGCTTGGTTATCACGGATTAAAGGTTGAGGGTATTCATGGAAGCTCTGATAAACTTAATAGAAAAAAAGCTATTGAGGATTTCAATGCAGGAAAAATTCAACTATTAGTTGCTTCTGATTTAGCAGCTAGAGGCCTTGATATAGTAGGAGTGTCACATATATTTAATCTTGATATACCAGAGAATCCTAAGGATTATTTACATAGGGTAGGTAGAACGGCAAGAATGGGTGAACATGGTTTTGCATTATCTATAACAGAAGAGAGAGAACTTGATCTAATTAAAAACTATGAAAAAGATTTTAATATAGAAATTCTGCCTAAAGATATTCGTATGGGAACAATTATTGATTTACAAAACACACCTAAAGCAAAGTCAATAGAACATAATTTTAGATCTGATAGCAAAGCATCAAACACTAATAAGTCTAATAAAACTAGATAA
- a CDS encoding ABC-F family ATP-binding cassette domain-containing protein — protein sequence MISTNNVSLRYGARKLFDNVNIKFTPGNCYGLIGANGAGKSTFLNILSGQIEPNTGEVNITAGERLAFLKQDHFEFDEYEVVKTVMMGHVRLFEIMNEKDELYAKPDFTDEDGIRASVLEGEFAELNGWEAESEASTLLMGLGITEDLQNKTMKELTGSEKVKVLLAQTLFGKPDILLLDEPTNNLDVKSKNWLESFLLNFDSTVIVVSHDRHFLNKICTHVADIDFSKIQLFVGNYDFWYESSQLALQMAKDQNKKKEEKIVELQNFIARFSSNASKAKQATSRKKQLDKLTLDDIKPSSRKYPFVGFKPEREAGNDLLTVKNLSKTVDGEILLDNVSFIVNKGDKIAFTGADEIAKTTLFKIVMGEMEPDSGEVKWGITTSKAYLPKDNTEYFNGVDCTLVDWLRQYSDEKAESFIRGFLGRMLFSGEEALKKASVLSGGEKVRCMLSKMMLSNANVLIFDEPTNHLDLESITALNNGLTSYTGTMLLTSHDSQLVATVATRIIEITPKGIMDKQMTYDEFIENNEVQKELELMYK from the coding sequence ATGATTAGTACAAATAACGTAAGTTTAAGATATGGTGCACGTAAATTATTTGATAATGTTAATATAAAATTTACTCCAGGTAATTGTTATGGATTAATTGGTGCGAACGGTGCCGGTAAATCAACGTTTCTTAATATATTATCAGGTCAAATTGAACCTAATACAGGAGAAGTTAATATTACAGCAGGAGAAAGATTAGCATTCTTAAAGCAAGATCATTTTGAATTTGATGAATATGAAGTTGTCAAAACTGTAATGATGGGGCATGTAAGATTGTTTGAAATAATGAATGAAAAAGATGAATTATATGCAAAACCAGATTTTACTGATGAGGACGGAATTAGAGCTTCGGTACTAGAAGGCGAATTTGCAGAACTTAATGGATGGGAAGCTGAATCAGAAGCTTCAACTCTATTGATGGGACTTGGAATAACTGAAGACCTTCAAAACAAAACAATGAAGGAATTAACAGGATCAGAAAAGGTTAAGGTACTCCTTGCTCAAACACTATTTGGAAAACCAGACATTCTATTACTAGATGAGCCTACAAACAATTTAGATGTAAAATCTAAAAATTGGCTTGAAAGTTTCCTACTGAATTTTGATAGTACTGTTATAGTTGTTTCCCATGATAGACATTTTTTAAATAAAATATGTACTCATGTTGCAGATATAGACTTTAGCAAAATTCAATTATTTGTTGGAAATTATGATTTTTGGTATGAATCTAGTCAGTTGGCTCTTCAAATGGCTAAAGATCAAAATAAGAAAAAAGAAGAAAAAATTGTTGAATTACAAAACTTTATTGCTAGATTTAGTTCTAATGCATCTAAAGCAAAACAGGCTACTTCTCGTAAAAAGCAATTAGATAAATTGACTTTAGATGATATAAAACCATCTTCTCGTAAATATCCATTTGTTGGATTTAAGCCAGAAAGAGAAGCGGGAAATGATTTATTGACAGTTAAAAATCTAAGTAAAACTGTGGATGGAGAAATACTTCTTGATAATGTTTCTTTTATAGTTAACAAGGGAGATAAGATTGCTTTTACAGGTGCAGATGAAATAGCTAAAACTACATTATTTAAGATAGTAATGGGTGAAATGGAGCCGGATAGTGGTGAGGTTAAGTGGGGAATTACTACTTCTAAGGCTTACTTACCAAAGGATAACACGGAATATTTTAATGGCGTAGATTGCACATTAGTTGATTGGCTTCGCCAATATTCAGATGAAAAGGCTGAAAGCTTTATTAGAGGCTTTTTAGGCAGAATGCTTTTCTCTGGAGAAGAGGCCCTTAAAAAAGCCAGCGTATTGTCCGGTGGAGAAAAGGTTAGATGCATGCTTTCTAAAATGATGCTTAGTAATGCTAATGTATTAATTTTTGATGAGCCCACTAATCATTTAGACCTAGAGTCTATTACGGCGTTAAACAATGGGTTAACTAGCTATACTGGAACAATGTTACTTACATCTCATGACTCCCAACTAGTTGCAACAGTTGCAACTAGAATAATAGAAATTACACCTAAGGGAATAATGGATAAACAAATGACTTATGATGAATTTATAGAAAATAATGAAGTTCAAAAAGAACTAGAACTTATGTACAAATAA
- a CDS encoding ground-like protein: MSHRHKNCCCCCEPVSCCKPVSCCKPACCCDNNFGSGFGSGFGCGNGSILIILLLLGCGGIGGRGGFGGFGGFGC; encoded by the coding sequence ATGAGTCATAGACATAAAAATTGTTGTTGTTGCTGTGAACCTGTTAGTTGTTGTAAGCCTGTTAGTTGTTGTAAACCTGCTTGCTGCTGTGATAATAACTTTGGAAGTGGCTTTGGAAGTGGCTTTGGCTGCGGAAATGGCAGTATCTTGATAATTCTTTTACTATTAGGCTGTGGTGGTATTGGTGGCCGTGGCGGCTTCGGCGGCTTTGGTGGCTTTGGTTGTTAA
- a CDS encoding DUF6465 family protein, with product MIKENTLTSAKEAGGSTAEEAITIVSDVTKENVDKTINAVKDIAKNVKSKARRATTATKKTAKKTIAKRIDVGFYVQYKGKEVSKKTILEKVYEEWVKSHKITELKTLDVYIKVEEDIAYCLVNGEIKINLKLS from the coding sequence ATGATAAAAGAGAATACGTTAACTTCGGCTAAAGAAGCTGGTGGATCAACAGCAGAAGAGGCAATAACAATAGTTTCTGATGTTACAAAAGAAAATGTTGATAAGACTATTAATGCGGTGAAGGATATTGCTAAAAATGTTAAATCAAAAGCTAGAAGGGCAACTACTGCTACAAAAAAAACAGCTAAAAAAACAATAGCGAAGAGAATTGATGTTGGATTCTATGTTCAATATAAGGGAAAAGAGGTTTCCAAAAAAACAATACTAGAAAAAGTTTATGAAGAATGGGTAAAATCTCACAAAATTACAGAACTTAAAACCTTAGATGTATATATAAAGGTTGAAGAAGATATAGCCTATTGCTTGGTAAATGGTGAAATTAAGATTAATTTGAAATTATCCTAA
- a CDS encoding Xaa-Pro peptidase family protein, with product MLQERLNKVLKIMALKKTPQMIVSDPAAIFYLTGKWILSGERMLVLYINLDGHNKLFINELFPISEDLGVEKIWFNDTQSPVEIIARNIDKDKPMGIDKNWPAHFLIKLMKLKGGSTFVNGSEILDRVRMCKDEGEKDLMRAASKLNDTAVDKMIKLIPKKYSEKKMGKLLGDIWEEMGTEGHSFDPIIGYGANAADPHHELDGSMVKEGDSVVIDIGCKMNSYCSDMTRTVFYKSVSDHSREVYNIVKEANKRGIEKVKAGVRFCDIDAAARDYISEKGYGKYFTHRLGHSIGIEVHDFGDVSSANTDKVQPGQIFSIEPGIYLPGDVGVRIEDLVIVTKEGCEVLNHYTKDLIIVE from the coding sequence ATGTTGCAAGAAAGACTTAATAAGGTTCTAAAGATCATGGCGCTAAAGAAAACACCTCAAATGATAGTTTCTGACCCAGCGGCTATATTCTATCTTACGGGGAAGTGGATTTTATCAGGAGAAAGAATGCTTGTACTCTATATTAACTTAGATGGACATAACAAATTGTTTATAAATGAGTTATTCCCTATAAGTGAAGATTTAGGGGTAGAAAAGATATGGTTTAACGATACTCAGAGTCCAGTAGAAATTATTGCAAGAAACATTGATAAAGATAAGCCTATGGGAATAGATAAAAATTGGCCAGCTCATTTCTTAATAAAATTAATGAAGCTTAAAGGTGGAAGTACATTTGTTAATGGATCTGAAATTCTTGACAGAGTAAGAATGTGTAAGGACGAAGGTGAAAAAGATCTAATGAGGGCAGCTTCAAAATTAAATGATACCGCTGTGGATAAAATGATAAAGCTTATCCCTAAAAAATATTCAGAAAAGAAAATGGGAAAGTTGCTTGGTGATATATGGGAAGAAATGGGTACTGAAGGGCATTCATTTGATCCGATTATAGGTTATGGGGCAAATGCTGCTGATCCTCATCATGAATTGGATGGATCAATGGTTAAAGAAGGGGACAGCGTAGTTATTGATATCGGATGTAAGATGAATTCATACTGCTCAGACATGACTAGAACTGTTTTCTATAAAAGTGTATCAGATCATAGTAGAGAAGTTTATAATATTGTTAAAGAAGCAAATAAAAGGGGAATTGAAAAAGTTAAAGCAGGCGTTAGATTTTGTGATATTGATGCTGCAGCTAGAGACTATATCTCGGAGAAAGGATATGGAAAATATTTTACTCATAGATTAGGGCATTCAATAGGAATAGAAGTTCATGATTTCGGTGATGTTTCCTCTGCTAATACTGATAAAGTTCAGCCAGGACAAATTTTCTCCATTGAGCCAGGTATTTATCTTCCGGGTGACGTGGGTGTTCGTATAGAGGATTTAGTAATAGTTACGAAAGAAGGTTGTGAGGTATTAAACCATTATACAAAGGACTTAATTATTGTAGAATAG
- a CDS encoding glycoside hydrolase family 1 protein: MAKSFPKGFLWGGAVAANQCEGAYNEDGKGLSTQDIAPKGIIGKVTEEPTEDNMKLVGIDFYHRYKEDIKLFAQMGFKTFRTSIAWSRIFPNGDDEMPNEKGLQFYDNLFDECLKYGIEPLVTISHYETPLALSKNYNGWVNRALVGFFENYIRIIFARYKNKVKYWLTFNEINSVLNAPYMSGGIFTDKEKLTKQDLYQAIHHELVASAMAVKIGHEMIPGARFGCMILGVPNYPLTPHPSDVIEAMKQDRENLYFADVHARGAYPKYMDRYFKDNNIKIHMEPGDTEVLKNTVDFISFSYYMSSCATADPKKREMGTGNIISGVHNPYLKASDWGWQIDPQGLRYILNLFYDRYQKPLFIVENGLGAIDKLIIDENGNKTVIDDYRIKYLNDHLVQVAEAIDDGVDIMGYTSWGCIDLVSATTAELRKRYGFIYVDRNDDGTGTLERYKKKSFDWYKEVISTNGKSLI, translated from the coding sequence ATGGCGAAGAGCTTTCCAAAAGGATTTCTATGGGGCGGAGCAGTAGCAGCTAACCAATGTGAAGGTGCGTACAATGAAGATGGCAAAGGGTTATCAACACAAGATATTGCACCAAAAGGTATAATTGGGAAAGTTACAGAAGAACCAACAGAAGATAACATGAAATTAGTAGGTATTGATTTTTATCATAGATATAAAGAAGATATTAAACTGTTTGCACAAATGGGGTTTAAAACATTTAGAACATCAATTGCATGGTCTAGAATATTTCCAAATGGTGATGATGAAATGCCAAATGAGAAGGGATTACAATTTTATGATAATTTATTTGATGAATGTCTAAAATATGGAATTGAGCCACTTGTAACAATTTCACATTATGAGACTCCTCTTGCTCTTTCTAAGAACTATAATGGGTGGGTAAATCGTGCGTTAGTAGGATTTTTTGAGAACTATATAAGAATAATTTTTGCTAGATATAAAAATAAGGTGAAATATTGGCTTACTTTTAACGAAATTAATTCAGTATTAAATGCACCATATATGAGCGGTGGTATATTTACGGATAAAGAAAAATTAACGAAGCAAGATTTATATCAGGCGATTCATCATGAATTAGTAGCAAGTGCAATGGCAGTTAAGATTGGGCATGAAATGATACCAGGAGCAAGATTTGGATGTATGATTCTTGGTGTACCAAATTATCCATTAACGCCTCATCCAAGCGATGTAATTGAAGCAATGAAACAGGATAGAGAAAATTTATATTTCGCAGATGTTCACGCAAGGGGAGCATATCCTAAATATATGGATAGATACTTTAAAGATAACAATATTAAAATACATATGGAGCCAGGAGACACTGAGGTACTTAAAAATACAGTGGATTTTATCTCATTTAGCTATTATATGAGTTCTTGTGCAACAGCAGACCCTAAAAAGAGAGAAATGGGAACAGGAAACATTATTTCAGGTGTACATAACCCATATCTTAAGGCTTCAGATTGGGGGTGGCAGATAGATCCACAAGGATTACGTTACATACTTAATCTTTTTTATGACCGTTATCAAAAACCTTTATTCATTGTTGAAAATGGGTTAGGTGCTATTGATAAATTAATAATTGATGAAAATGGAAATAAAACAGTAATTGACGATTACAGAATTAAGTATTTAAATGATCATTTGGTTCAAGTAGCGGAGGCAATCGACGACGGAGTCGATATAATGGGGTATACTTCATGGGGATGTATTGATCTTGTCAGCGCAACAACTGCAGAACTCAGAAAGCGTTATGGATTTATCTATGTTGATCGTAATGATGATGGAACAGGTACATTAGAAAGATATAAGAAAAAAAGCTTTGATTGGTATAAAGAAGTAATTTCAACAAATGGAAAAAGTTTAATATAA